The following are from one region of the Mauremys reevesii isolate NIE-2019 linkage group 2, ASM1616193v1, whole genome shotgun sequence genome:
- the VPS28 gene encoding vacuolar protein sorting-associated protein 28 homolog: protein MFHGIPAAPGLGAPGNKPELYEEVKLYKNAREREKYDNMAELFAVVKTMQALEKAYIKDCVSPNEYTAACSRLLVQYKAAFKQVQGSEIGSIDEFCRKFRLDCPLAMERIKEDRPITIKDDKGNLNRCIADIVSLFITVMDKLRLEIRAMDEIQPDLRELMETMNRMSNLPPDFEGRQKVNQWLQTLSGMSASDELDDSQVRQMLFDLESAYNAFNRFLHS from the exons ATGTTCCACGGGATCCCCGCCGCTCCCGGCCTGGGAG CCCCAGGGAATAAGCCGGAACTGTACGAG GAGGTGAAGCTGTATAAGAATGCACGGGAGCGAGAAAA GTACGATAACATGGCTGAGCTGTTTGCCGTGGTGAAGACGATGCAGGCTCTGGAGAAAGCTTACATCAAGGACTGCGTCTCTCCCAACGA GTACACTGCAGCCTGCTCCCGGCTCCTGGTCCAGTACAAAGCTGCCTTCAAACAGGTGCAGGGTTCCGAGATCGGCTCCATCGATGAATTCTGCCGCAAGTTCCGG CTCGACTGCCCGCTGGCCATGGAGAGGATCAAGGAGGATCGTCCAATCACCATCAAGGATGACAAGGGCAACCTGAACCGCTGCATTGCCGACATCGTCTCT CTTTTCATCACGGTGATGGATAAGCTGCGCCTGGAGATCCGAGCCATGGATGAG ATCCAGCCGGACCTGCGGGAGCTGATGGAGACGATGAACCGCATGAGCAACCTGCCCCCTGACTTCGAGGGGCGACAGAAAGTGAATCAGTG gctgcAGACGCTGAGCGGGATGTCTGCCTCCGACGAGCTGGATGATTCCCAAGTGCGCCAGATGCTGTTCGATTTGGAATCGGCCTACAACGCCTTCAACCGCTTCCTGCACTCCTGA